Proteins found in one Geomonas subterranea genomic segment:
- a CDS encoding type II toxin-antitoxin system VapC family toxin yields MYLLDTSVFSDLIKRPGGPVTRRIASVGEDAICTSIVVACELRFGAEKKRSTSLTAKVEQIIANIEVLSLDVDADAHYATIRNDLELRGETIGPNDLLIAAHARSLGLILVTDNVREFARVPGLSVENWLTLP; encoded by the coding sequence AACGCCCCGGGGGGCCGGTAACGCGTCGGATTGCCTCCGTTGGCGAGGACGCTATCTGCACCAGCATCGTTGTCGCCTGTGAGTTGCGCTTCGGGGCCGAAAAGAAACGCTCCACCTCTCTCACCGCCAAAGTCGAACAAATCATTGCCAATATCGAGGTACTCTCTCTCGATGTAGATGCAGATGCGCACTACGCGACCATTCGAAATGACTTGGAGTTGCGGGGGGAAACGATTGGCCCCAACGATCTCTTGATCGCTGCCCACGCCCGTTCTCTTGGCCTCATCCTGGTTACGGACAACGTGCGCGAATTCGCACGGGTACCCGGCCTCTCCGTCGAAAACTGGCTCACCCTCCCCTAA
- a CDS encoding sigma 54-interacting transcriptional regulator: MTDQEWAFLETVARAAFANPFGETRDDLDLAIGGAPRGSSSEEILESVLSRVATQVESLRRRGLADLQGQGGNRREVLRRFCLFHVFHRYVDHFDRLIQAQLQEGDKPCRVGFARQALEELSAFGLNPEEAERTFAVFYQLRRAFYFIRNGLVGSSPSMKALRRHLWDCVFTHDVRWFEAGLWNRMEEFSILLLGETGTGKGAAAAAIGRSGFIPYDPARNGFTESFTRNFVAINLSQYSEGVLESELFGHKKGAFTGAVENHEGLFSRCAPHGVIFLDEIGDVSIPVQIKLLQVLQERVFFPVGSHEPRRFSGRIVAATNRPLDEMLVNGKFREDLYYRLCSDVVIIPPLRQRLKEEPQELEHLLEAILRRIAGQPVSARERHLVQKVLKRDVGGEYDWPGNVRELEQAVKRIILTGRYQGAPREKGKGDAAERLVAGLREGVLNAEEVLAAYCGLLYDTHGTYEEVARRTQLDRRTAKKYVQMGGDLR; this comes from the coding sequence ATGACAGATCAAGAATGGGCTTTCCTGGAGACAGTTGCGCGGGCCGCTTTTGCCAATCCCTTTGGGGAGACGAGGGACGATCTCGACCTTGCCATCGGAGGCGCCCCGCGCGGGTCGTCATCTGAAGAGATCCTTGAATCGGTGCTGAGCCGGGTTGCGACGCAGGTGGAGAGCCTGCGCCGCAGGGGGCTGGCGGACCTGCAGGGTCAGGGGGGCAACCGGCGTGAGGTTCTGCGCAGGTTCTGCCTGTTCCACGTATTCCATCGCTACGTCGATCACTTCGACCGGCTCATCCAGGCGCAGTTGCAGGAGGGGGACAAGCCCTGCCGCGTCGGCTTCGCCAGACAGGCGCTGGAGGAATTGTCCGCTTTCGGCCTCAACCCGGAGGAGGCGGAGCGGACCTTTGCCGTCTTCTACCAGCTGCGCCGCGCCTTCTACTTCATCAGGAACGGCCTGGTGGGGAGTTCCCCTTCCATGAAGGCGCTGCGCCGCCACCTTTGGGATTGCGTCTTTACCCACGACGTCCGCTGGTTCGAGGCGGGGCTGTGGAACCGTATGGAGGAGTTTTCCATCCTGCTTCTGGGAGAGACCGGGACCGGCAAGGGGGCCGCGGCGGCCGCCATCGGCCGCTCCGGCTTCATCCCCTACGATCCCGCCCGAAACGGCTTCACCGAGAGCTTCACCCGCAACTTCGTGGCCATTAACCTGTCCCAGTACTCGGAGGGGGTGCTCGAATCCGAGCTCTTCGGACACAAGAAGGGGGCTTTCACAGGCGCCGTAGAGAACCACGAAGGGCTTTTCAGTCGCTGCGCGCCGCACGGTGTCATCTTCCTGGACGAGATCGGCGATGTCAGCATTCCTGTTCAGATCAAGCTCTTGCAGGTCCTGCAGGAGCGGGTCTTCTTCCCGGTCGGGAGCCATGAGCCCAGGCGCTTCAGCGGCCGCATCGTGGCGGCCACCAACCGGCCTCTCGACGAGATGCTCGTCAACGGAAAGTTCCGCGAAGACCTCTACTACCGTCTCTGCTCCGACGTGGTGATCATCCCGCCGCTGCGCCAGCGCCTCAAGGAGGAGCCCCAAGAGCTGGAGCACCTGCTGGAGGCGATCCTCCGCCGCATCGCGGGGCAGCCGGTTTCCGCGCGGGAGCGGCACCTGGTGCAGAAGGTGTTGAAACGTGATGTGGGGGGGGAGTACGACTGGCCCGGCAACGTGCGGGAACTGGAGCAGGCCGTGAAGAGGATCATCCTCACCGGTCGTTACCAGGGGGCGCCGCGGGAAAAGGGGAAGGGGGATGCGGCCGAGCGGCTGGTGGCCGGGCTCAGGGAAGGGGTGTTGAACGCCGAAGAAGTGTTAGCCGCCTACTGCGGGCTGCTCTACGACACCCACGGCACCTACGAAGAGGTGGCCCGACGCACCCAGCTCGACCGGCGCACGGCGAAGAAGTATGTGCAGATGGGAGGGGATTTGCGATGA
- a CDS encoding amidohydrolase family protein produces the protein MDVSTANGIIDIHCHTAGIGARNSGCFISPAMRRSWRYRMFLNAFGVTEQELLNEGDSLVMRRTSERLATSKRVTAAVILAMDGAVDDKGELDRAQTEMFIPNEFVAAETARYPNLLFGASINPLRRDALERLERAAADGAVLVKWLPSIQHFDPADRRLTPFYLKLRELGLPLLTHTGSEKSFTRTRNELADPERLRLPLSLGVRVIAAHAASNGRNQGESNHRRFLRLCGEYTNLYADISALTQLNRLTHLQRLLKHPELFGRLLYGTDMPIPNTAAVTPFGFPNRISPRRLLQISRIANPWDQDVALKEALGVPEQIFFNAHSVIRLQAAGVPQ, from the coding sequence ATGGATGTTTCCACAGCAAACGGCATCATCGACATTCACTGTCACACCGCCGGCATCGGCGCGAGAAACAGCGGCTGCTTCATCTCACCCGCGATGCGCAGGAGCTGGAGATACAGGATGTTCCTGAATGCCTTCGGCGTGACGGAGCAGGAACTGCTCAACGAAGGGGACAGCCTGGTAATGCGGCGCACATCGGAGCGCCTGGCGACCTCGAAGCGGGTGACCGCAGCGGTCATCCTGGCCATGGATGGTGCGGTGGACGACAAGGGGGAGCTGGACCGGGCGCAGACCGAGATGTTCATCCCCAACGAGTTCGTGGCTGCCGAAACGGCCAGGTACCCGAACCTCCTCTTCGGCGCCAGTATCAATCCGCTGCGCCGCGACGCCCTGGAGCGCCTGGAGCGGGCGGCGGCGGACGGTGCGGTGCTGGTCAAGTGGCTCCCCTCCATCCAGCACTTCGATCCTGCCGACCGGCGTCTGACCCCGTTCTACCTGAAACTGAGGGAGCTCGGGCTGCCGCTGCTTACCCACACCGGCTCGGAAAAGTCCTTCACCAGGACCCGCAACGAACTGGCAGACCCGGAGCGCCTGAGGCTGCCGCTCAGCCTCGGCGTGCGGGTCATCGCGGCACACGCCGCAAGTAACGGCCGCAACCAGGGGGAGAGCAACCACCGCCGCTTTCTCAGGCTCTGCGGCGAGTACACCAACCTGTACGCGGACATCTCCGCGCTCACCCAGTTGAACCGGCTGACGCACCTGCAGCGCCTGCTCAAGCACCCGGAGCTCTTCGGCCGGCTCCTCTACGGCACCGACATGCCGATCCCCAACACGGCGGCGGTCACCCCGTTCGGGTTCCCGAACCGGATCTCGCCGCGGCGCCTGCTGCAGATCTCACGGATCGCCAATCCGTGGGACCAGGACGTAGCCCTCAAGGAGGCGCTCGGGGTCCCGGAGCAGATCTTCTTCAACGCCCATTCCGTCATCAGGCTACAGGCCGCAGGAGTACCGCAATGA
- a CDS encoding acyl-[ACP]--phospholipid O-acyltransferase produces the protein MSTAITSSKSFAWLNTTQFLGALNDNILKLLIIFFLIGSHGRTHAGAVTATVGAAFVLPFLLFSAPAGCLADRMAKAKLIVNVKLVEVLVTLLAVGAFALRLEQGLYLVVFLMAAHSAFFAPAKYSILPELVEKEELSRVNGTMESCTFMAIIVGTGLASGLAQLVDGRFWLAALFCLVIAVAGFGSARLIGKSERCDAHHPVALFPTEILRTIRGVSRDRHLMLAIIGLAWFMFIGAFAQLNLIGYGMERLGLPEAHSGYLFLAAALGIGLGSLLAAKLSGRDVEFGIVPLGAAGLTVSPWLLHALPASLPVSLAVIVCFGISAGVFSLPLQTFIQLRADASMRGEVLAASSFINWIGILLASGLTWLFSGPLGLSAAQGFSIIGALTLVLTILSFRILPDFLVRFIALVTMRIFYRLRIIGQDNLPVEGPALLIPNHVTWADALLLTATCQRRIRFVMERSIYNTPVLRGLFKLMGVIPVSSTDGRREMLEFIKRARAALDEGYMVCIFAEGALTRNGMLGEFRGGFERIVKDSGHPIIPVYIGGAWGSILSYAHGKLLSRLPALSPYPVTILFGTPMPATSLAVEVRQKVAELSCDYFASRKEQRRPLPEYFIRTARQHWNRRAVADTSGKNLSYGRTLVGAVALSGKLERLIGPEEHVGLLLPASAGGVLANLALSMLGRVTVNLNFTASEASFRSAVDQCGIRTVITSRAFLEKVPALPRLEGMICLEDIAPTVSPLDKFLALFKARLYPAPLLCRGNGFHADKSATVIFSSGSTGEPKGVMLSHHNIMSNIEALRMVFRVDLNDNICSALPFFHSLGFTATLWFPLTSGFSAAYHPNPLDGEKIAQVVREHNSTLLLATPTFLLSYLRRAKREDFASLRLVITGAEKLKSKVADTFEEKFGVRPMEGYGATELSPVISLSLPDVEIDGVRQQGAKEGSVGHPIPGVAIRIVDPESRAVLNPGKTGMIEVKGPNVMVGYLGKAEQTAAAVRDGWYATGDLGIMDDDGFIRITDRITRFSKIGGEMVPHGAVEDELHGRLGQSGVLAVTAVPDEKKGERLVVIYTRGATDAATLSRLLSESELPNLWKPARDGFVEVENLPILGTGKLDLKGLKELALAATN, from the coding sequence ATGAGCACCGCCATCACGTCATCGAAATCGTTCGCCTGGCTGAACACCACCCAGTTTCTTGGAGCGCTGAACGACAACATCCTGAAGCTTTTGATCATCTTCTTCCTGATAGGCAGCCACGGGCGCACCCATGCCGGCGCCGTCACCGCCACGGTGGGCGCGGCCTTCGTCCTCCCGTTCCTCCTCTTCTCGGCACCGGCCGGCTGCCTTGCCGACCGGATGGCCAAAGCGAAGCTGATCGTGAACGTGAAGCTGGTCGAAGTCCTGGTGACGCTCCTGGCGGTAGGAGCCTTCGCCCTGCGCCTGGAGCAGGGCCTCTACCTGGTGGTCTTCCTGATGGCCGCCCACAGCGCCTTCTTCGCCCCCGCCAAGTACAGCATCCTCCCCGAACTGGTGGAGAAGGAAGAGCTGTCCCGGGTCAATGGGACGATGGAATCCTGCACCTTCATGGCCATCATCGTCGGTACCGGGCTAGCCTCGGGGCTGGCCCAGTTGGTCGACGGCCGCTTCTGGCTGGCAGCCCTTTTCTGCCTCGTCATAGCCGTCGCCGGCTTCGGCTCGGCCCGTCTGATCGGGAAGAGCGAGCGCTGCGACGCCCATCACCCGGTGGCGCTTTTCCCCACCGAGATCCTGCGCACCATCAGGGGGGTGAGCCGCGACCGCCACCTCATGCTCGCCATCATCGGGCTGGCCTGGTTCATGTTCATCGGCGCATTCGCGCAGTTGAACCTGATCGGGTACGGCATGGAGCGGCTCGGGCTCCCGGAGGCCCACAGCGGCTACCTCTTCCTGGCCGCGGCACTGGGGATCGGCCTGGGGTCGCTCCTCGCCGCAAAGCTCTCCGGCCGCGACGTCGAGTTCGGCATCGTCCCGCTGGGCGCCGCCGGCCTCACCGTATCACCGTGGCTGCTGCACGCACTGCCGGCGAGCCTCCCGGTCAGCCTCGCAGTCATCGTCTGCTTCGGCATCTCCGCCGGCGTCTTCAGCCTGCCGCTGCAGACCTTCATCCAGCTGCGCGCAGACGCCTCCATGCGCGGCGAGGTACTGGCCGCCTCCAGCTTCATCAACTGGATCGGCATCCTCCTCGCCTCGGGGCTCACCTGGCTCTTCAGCGGGCCGCTGGGGCTTTCCGCGGCCCAGGGCTTCAGCATCATAGGAGCGCTCACCCTGGTGCTCACCATCCTCTCCTTCCGGATCCTGCCGGACTTTCTGGTCCGCTTCATCGCGCTGGTGACCATGCGCATCTTCTACCGCCTGCGCATCATCGGGCAGGATAACCTGCCGGTGGAGGGGCCCGCGCTGCTGATCCCCAACCACGTCACTTGGGCCGACGCACTGCTGCTCACCGCCACCTGCCAGCGCCGCATCCGCTTCGTCATGGAGCGCAGCATCTACAACACCCCGGTTCTGCGCGGCCTGTTCAAACTCATGGGGGTGATCCCGGTTTCCTCCACCGACGGCAGGCGTGAGATGCTCGAGTTCATCAAGAGGGCGCGCGCCGCGCTGGACGAGGGGTACATGGTCTGCATCTTCGCCGAAGGGGCGCTGACCAGAAACGGGATGCTGGGGGAGTTCCGGGGCGGCTTCGAACGGATCGTGAAGGACAGCGGTCACCCGATCATCCCGGTCTACATCGGCGGAGCCTGGGGGAGCATCCTCTCCTACGCCCACGGCAAGCTCCTCTCGCGGCTGCCGGCCCTCTCCCCGTATCCGGTGACCATCCTGTTCGGCACCCCCATGCCCGCGACCAGCCTCGCCGTCGAGGTGCGCCAGAAGGTGGCCGAGCTCTCCTGCGACTACTTCGCCTCGCGCAAGGAACAACGCAGGCCGCTGCCGGAATACTTCATCCGCACGGCGCGCCAGCACTGGAACCGCCGCGCCGTTGCCGACACCTCCGGCAAGAACCTTAGTTACGGCCGCACCCTGGTTGGCGCGGTTGCGCTCTCGGGCAAGCTGGAGCGACTGATTGGGCCGGAGGAGCACGTGGGGCTTTTGCTCCCCGCATCCGCCGGCGGTGTGCTGGCGAACCTCGCGCTCTCGATGCTCGGGCGGGTCACCGTCAACCTCAACTTCACCGCCTCCGAGGCGTCGTTTCGTTCCGCGGTCGACCAATGCGGCATCCGCACCGTGATCACCTCGCGCGCCTTCCTGGAGAAGGTCCCCGCCCTGCCGCGCCTGGAGGGGATGATCTGCCTGGAGGACATCGCTCCCACCGTCTCGCCCCTGGACAAATTCCTCGCCCTGTTCAAGGCGCGCCTCTACCCCGCGCCGCTTCTCTGCCGCGGCAACGGCTTCCACGCCGACAAGAGCGCCACGGTGATTTTCTCATCCGGGAGCACAGGCGAGCCCAAAGGGGTGATGCTCAGCCACCACAACATCATGTCCAACATCGAGGCGCTGCGCATGGTGTTCCGGGTGGACCTGAACGACAACATCTGCTCCGCGCTTCCCTTCTTCCACTCCCTGGGGTTCACCGCGACGCTCTGGTTCCCGCTCACCAGCGGCTTCTCCGCGGCCTATCATCCGAACCCGCTCGACGGCGAGAAGATCGCCCAGGTCGTGCGGGAGCACAACTCGACCCTGCTCCTGGCGACGCCGACCTTCCTCCTCTCCTACCTACGCCGCGCCAAGCGCGAGGACTTCGCCTCGCTGCGCCTGGTGATCACCGGCGCAGAGAAGCTGAAGAGCAAGGTCGCCGACACCTTCGAGGAGAAGTTCGGGGTGCGCCCCATGGAGGGGTATGGCGCCACCGAGCTTTCCCCGGTCATCTCCCTGAGCCTGCCGGACGTGGAGATCGACGGCGTGCGGCAGCAGGGCGCCAAGGAGGGGAGCGTGGGGCATCCGATCCCCGGGGTCGCCATCCGCATTGTCGATCCGGAGAGCAGGGCAGTCCTCAATCCCGGGAAAACCGGGATGATCGAGGTGAAGGGGCCCAACGTCATGGTCGGCTACCTCGGTAAAGCCGAGCAGACCGCGGCGGCGGTGCGGGACGGGTGGTACGCGACGGGGGACCTCGGCATCATGGACGACGACGGCTTCATCAGGATCACCGACCGCATCACGCGCTTCAGCAAGATCGGCGGCGAAATGGTGCCGCACGGCGCCGTGGAGGACGAACTGCACGGCAGGCTCGGCCAGAGCGGCGTCCTGGCGGTGACCGCCGTGCCCGACGAGAAGAAGGGGGAGCGGCTGGTGGTGATCTACACCCGGGGCGCCACCGACGCGGCCACCCTGTCGCGGCTTCTCTCGGAGAGCGAGCTCCCCAACCTCTGGAAGCCAGCGCGAGACGGCTTCGTCGAAGTGGAGAACCTCCCGATCCTCGGCACCGGCAAGCTCGACCTGAAGGGGCTCAAGGAGCTGGCGCTCGCGGCAACAAATTAG
- a CDS encoding YiiX/YebB-like N1pC/P60 family cysteine hydrolase: MRRNVILFSLFVTLSCVVPANAGDSLKELAQKGLCGEGESSKPCTGHFLEAHGCGRSSVEQGLTRELVEFRTLAEEALALRAETIKTGVRIKQDMEHGKPLSGDDLALINQGIIQHMALRQKLLALAEAHECWLEAGEKELKELGVTPESRLKGVMLSLSSALVLYDNYLLAVSLFEGDSKLRRILNERDPGYAVRSAELAKVTLSYDSIANRQRVRRAIKFYEKQTRKAPFSSDTLAMEYVSTLIRQSPSYDMVKKWSPFYVVGRKLGFFGAVTTDTVVGLEREGTSLFSMIFGNAVGLVETRKGKLYGREEVRTEVQKTLQAGDILLEKTPFRLTDKLIPGYWGHAAVWTGSEAELRELGIWDHPVVRPYQEQIKSGHQVVEALRSGVEMNTMQHFLNIDSIGIMRKTAATRSDRANTVIQALRQVGKPYDFNFDVESKGRVYCSKLVYMSYSGVDWPTKKSLGRTTFTPDDVAIKAVKGGSLQLVTFYHEGSRVAGNPLETMARLMGVNNGSQVAR, from the coding sequence ATGAGACGTAACGTCATCCTGTTCTCGCTCTTTGTCACCCTTTCCTGCGTGGTACCAGCCAATGCCGGAGATTCGCTCAAGGAACTGGCCCAGAAGGGGCTGTGCGGCGAAGGCGAATCCAGCAAGCCCTGCACCGGACACTTCCTCGAGGCGCACGGCTGCGGCAGGTCATCCGTCGAGCAAGGGCTCACCAGGGAGCTGGTTGAGTTCCGGACTCTGGCCGAAGAGGCGCTGGCGCTGCGGGCCGAGACCATCAAAACCGGCGTCCGCATCAAACAGGACATGGAGCACGGCAAGCCGCTCTCCGGCGACGACCTGGCGCTGATCAACCAGGGGATCATCCAGCACATGGCGCTGCGCCAGAAGCTTCTGGCGCTGGCGGAAGCGCACGAGTGCTGGCTGGAGGCGGGCGAGAAGGAACTGAAGGAACTGGGCGTGACCCCGGAAAGCAGGCTTAAAGGGGTGATGCTCTCGCTCTCCTCCGCCCTGGTCCTCTACGACAACTACCTGCTCGCGGTCTCCTTGTTCGAGGGGGACAGCAAGTTGCGTCGCATCCTCAACGAACGCGACCCCGGCTACGCGGTGCGGAGTGCCGAACTCGCCAAGGTGACCCTGAGCTACGACTCCATCGCCAACCGGCAGAGGGTGCGCCGGGCTATCAAGTTCTACGAGAAGCAGACCAGGAAGGCACCGTTCTCCTCCGATACGCTGGCCATGGAGTACGTCTCCACTCTGATCAGGCAGAGCCCCTCGTACGACATGGTCAAGAAGTGGTCCCCGTTCTACGTAGTGGGTAGAAAACTCGGCTTCTTCGGGGCCGTGACTACTGACACCGTGGTCGGGCTGGAGCGGGAAGGAACGAGCCTGTTCAGCATGATCTTCGGCAACGCGGTGGGGCTGGTCGAGACGCGCAAAGGGAAGCTCTACGGCCGGGAAGAAGTGCGGACCGAGGTGCAAAAGACGCTGCAGGCGGGGGATATCCTGCTTGAGAAGACGCCCTTCCGGCTGACCGACAAGTTGATTCCCGGGTACTGGGGACACGCGGCGGTGTGGACCGGAAGCGAGGCGGAACTGAGGGAACTGGGGATCTGGGATCACCCCGTGGTACGCCCGTACCAGGAGCAGATAAAAAGCGGGCACCAAGTGGTCGAGGCGCTGCGCTCGGGAGTCGAGATGAACACCATGCAGCACTTCCTCAACATCGACAGCATCGGCATCATGCGCAAGACCGCCGCCACCCGATCCGACCGCGCCAACACGGTGATACAGGCGCTGCGCCAGGTGGGCAAGCCCTACGATTTCAACTTCGACGTGGAATCCAAGGGGCGCGTCTACTGCTCCAAGCTCGTCTACATGAGCTACAGCGGTGTCGACTGGCCCACCAAGAAATCGCTGGGACGCACCACCTTCACGCCCGACGACGTCGCCATCAAAGCGGTCAAGGGGGGCTCGTTGCAGCTGGTGACCTTCTACCACGAGGGGAGCCGGGTTGCGGGGAACCCGCTGGAAACCATGGCGAGGCTGATGGGGGTGAATAACGGGAGCCAAGTTGCGCGGTAG
- a CDS encoding nitroreductase family protein, translating into MLEFKVAKEKCTRCGLCVADCPAHVIDTAEGFPLITTEKEAGCYRCQHCFTVCPTGAVSILGLDPAQSTPLVGEWRPDPVQLETLIKGRRSVRRYQPENLEPELMQRLLEVAWHAPTGVNTRQVRFTVIDDCDKLAAFRDELLAGIARLVRDNALPEQLAFFADFVKLWEEQGVDVLFRGAPHLLVASVSSKAVSPLQDCVIALSYFELFAQANGVGTVWDGLAKIAIADLVPQAQATLGIPEDHTLGYCMAFGKPAVQYARTVQHRGALIHRV; encoded by the coding sequence ATGCTGGAGTTCAAGGTCGCCAAAGAAAAATGTACCCGTTGCGGGCTCTGTGTAGCCGACTGCCCCGCCCACGTGATCGACACGGCGGAAGGCTTCCCGTTGATCACCACCGAGAAGGAGGCGGGCTGCTATCGCTGCCAGCACTGCTTCACGGTTTGTCCCACCGGCGCAGTTTCCATCCTCGGTCTCGATCCCGCACAGAGCACTCCACTTGTGGGAGAGTGGCGCCCGGATCCGGTGCAGCTCGAGACGCTCATCAAGGGGCGCCGCTCGGTGAGGCGCTACCAGCCGGAGAACCTGGAGCCCGAACTGATGCAGCGGCTCCTCGAGGTCGCGTGGCACGCGCCGACCGGGGTCAACACCCGCCAGGTCCGTTTCACCGTCATCGACGACTGCGATAAGCTGGCCGCCTTCCGCGACGAACTTCTGGCGGGAATCGCGCGCCTGGTGCGGGACAACGCCCTTCCGGAACAGCTCGCCTTCTTCGCTGATTTCGTGAAGCTCTGGGAGGAACAGGGGGTGGACGTGCTGTTCCGCGGGGCACCGCACCTGCTGGTGGCGTCGGTTTCCAGCAAGGCCGTATCGCCGCTGCAGGATTGCGTTATCGCGCTGAGTTACTTCGAGCTCTTCGCGCAGGCCAATGGCGTCGGCACGGTGTGGGACGGGTTGGCGAAGATCGCCATCGCCGATCTGGTGCCGCAAGCGCAAGCGACCCTGGGGATACCGGAGGACCACACCCTGGGCTACTGCATGGCCTTCGGCAAGCCCGCCGTCCAGTACGCCCGCACCGTCCAGCACCGCGGCGCGCTTATCCACCGGGTTTAA
- a CDS encoding flavodoxin family protein: MKVVAFNGSPNKEGNTYHAIKLVTAELEKEGVETEIVHVGNKAIRGCIACYQCVKNQDEQCAIKDEVNEWVQKMKEADGIILGSPVHYSGVGGTMKSFLDRAFFVAGVNGGLLRHKVGAAVVAVRRSGGVTTFDELNHFLNYSEMLLATSNYWNVIHGRTPGEALQDEEGKQIMRILGNKMVWLLRLLENGKGVVPEPEKEAKIFTNFIR; the protein is encoded by the coding sequence ATGAAAGTCGTCGCATTCAACGGCAGCCCCAATAAGGAAGGGAACACCTATCACGCCATCAAGCTGGTCACGGCCGAACTTGAGAAGGAGGGCGTCGAGACCGAAATCGTCCACGTCGGCAACAAGGCCATCCGCGGCTGCATCGCCTGCTACCAGTGCGTGAAGAACCAGGACGAGCAGTGCGCCATCAAGGACGAGGTGAACGAGTGGGTCCAGAAGATGAAGGAGGCGGATGGCATCATCCTTGGTTCGCCGGTGCACTACTCAGGTGTTGGCGGCACCATGAAGTCCTTTCTCGATCGCGCCTTCTTCGTTGCCGGCGTGAACGGGGGGCTTTTGCGCCACAAGGTCGGGGCGGCGGTAGTGGCGGTGCGGCGCTCTGGCGGGGTGACCACCTTCGACGAGTTGAACCACTTCCTGAACTACTCCGAGATGCTGCTGGCCACCTCCAACTACTGGAACGTCATTCATGGCAGAACGCCGGGCGAGGCGCTGCAGGATGAGGAAGGGAAGCAGATCATGCGCATCCTGGGCAACAAGATGGTGTGGCTTTTGAGGCTGCTGGAAAACGGCAAAGGCGTGGTGCCCGAGCCGGAAAAGGAAGCGAAGATTTTCACCAACTTCATCAGGTAG
- a CDS encoding winged helix-turn-helix transcriptional regulator: MTFRDREYKCGIDVTLALVGGKWKASILWHLAQETMRFSDLQRQFSDTTRKMLTQQLRELEMDGLVHRKVYPQVPPKVEYSLTEQGRTIFPILEMMCDWGRNYSQTANQL, translated from the coding sequence ATGACATTTCGGGACAGGGAGTACAAGTGCGGCATCGATGTGACGCTGGCGCTGGTCGGCGGCAAATGGAAGGCTTCCATCCTCTGGCACCTGGCGCAGGAAACCATGCGCTTCTCGGACCTGCAAAGACAGTTCTCCGACACCACCCGGAAGATGCTCACCCAGCAGTTGCGCGAACTGGAAATGGACGGCCTGGTGCACCGCAAGGTCTATCCGCAGGTCCCCCCCAAGGTCGAGTACTCGCTGACTGAACAAGGACGGACCATCTTCCCAATCCTGGAAATGATGTGCGACTGGGGTCGCAACTACTCACAGACGGCCAACCAGCTGTAA
- a CDS encoding TolB family protein, which translates to MKMTLCGILVSLLIGSVCGADEIPVKQIASGVGTRQYPDIYGSRVVWQDTRNGKADIYLYDIETGTETRITQGEVNHKKPRIYGNRIYWQDYRNGTSDIYMYDLAEGKEAPVVLSGVPKVDLTVSDRYLAWTEMSDGRETLCLYDLLTMKEKRMEAGPAAQGFAALGVDYLAWKDERNDSGDIYLYDLAKSKEMRVTSNPEAQWSPSVYDSLVVWEDNRNKDVLPNYDIYLFDINSRQERRLTKSDANQRFPRIWGTKVVFVDNSKGELENIHVLDLVTGKETALANCSQDRYTPAIYGNHVVFSDLNGIYLADIGNSSR; encoded by the coding sequence ATGAAAATGACGCTGTGCGGGATCTTGGTATCCCTGTTGATCGGCTCCGTGTGCGGCGCCGACGAAATCCCGGTCAAGCAGATCGCATCGGGAGTGGGAACCAGGCAGTATCCCGACATCTACGGCAGCCGCGTGGTCTGGCAGGATACCCGCAACGGCAAGGCCGACATCTACCTTTATGATATAGAAACCGGAACCGAAACCCGGATCACCCAAGGGGAGGTTAACCACAAGAAGCCGCGCATTTATGGCAACAGGATCTACTGGCAGGATTACCGCAACGGGACGTCGGACATCTACATGTACGACCTGGCCGAGGGGAAGGAGGCGCCGGTGGTGCTTTCGGGCGTCCCCAAGGTCGACCTGACCGTTTCGGATCGCTACCTTGCCTGGACCGAGATGAGCGACGGCAGGGAGACGCTCTGCCTCTACGACCTGCTCACGATGAAGGAGAAACGGATGGAAGCCGGGCCGGCGGCGCAAGGCTTTGCCGCCCTGGGCGTCGATTACCTGGCCTGGAAGGATGAGCGTAACGATTCCGGCGACATCTACCTGTACGACCTGGCCAAGAGTAAGGAAATGCGGGTGACCTCCAATCCTGAGGCCCAGTGGTCACCGTCGGTCTACGACAGCCTGGTGGTCTGGGAGGACAACCGCAACAAGGACGTGCTCCCCAACTACGACATCTATCTTTTCGACATCAACAGCAGACAGGAGCGAAGGCTCACCAAGAGCGACGCCAACCAGCGCTTTCCGCGCATCTGGGGCACCAAGGTGGTGTTTGTGGACAACTCGAAGGGAGAACTCGAGAACATCCATGTCCTGGACCTGGTTACCGGAAAAGAGACCGCCCTCGCCAACTGCAGCCAGGACCGGTACACGCCCGCCATCTACGGCAACCATGTGGTCTTCAGCGACTTGAACGGCATCTACCTCGCTGACATCGGAAATTCGAGCCGCTAA